The Infirmifilum lucidum DNA segment CTTCTCTCTTCACGTCTTGCAGCTCCAACGGTAACTGCTTTCCCTGCTTGAGCTCGCCCTTAACTCTCTGCTTAATCTCAGAAGTGTCTATGCCCACCCTATCGAGGCGCCTAAGGATGAGGGGCGTTACCCTTAGGCCCCCAAAGACTATCCCTGCAGCGCCGTGGGCCTTTGCTTCATCAATCATCTCGTCCAGCTCGCCAGTATTGACACCGGGTATGAGTGGTCTGAGGAAGACTACCGGGTTTAACCCGTGCTTCCTCAATAACTTCACAGTGTCTAACCTATCCTCTGGGTGGGGGGCCTTAGGCTCGAGCTTCTCGGCGTGTTTCAAGGTTACCAGCGTAACTAGAACGCTGAGCGGTAGCTTGACTGACGCCAGCGCTTTGACTTGGGCTTCGCTCAGGGTACTCTTGGTAGCGACTTGCGTCGGGTTTCCAAGGTACTTGCTGAAAGCCTGCAAGTACTCTAGCGTACGTGAGAAGGCTGATGCGTCTACGAACGGCTCGCCTAAACTCCCCACGGCAATTAGCGTGCCAAGCCTTCCCGGAAGGAACGAGGGGTTTAGCAGGAGGGCGTAGGCCATCTCCTCCCCTGTGAGCCCGTAGACGCGGTACGTCGAGTTACTGACCCCCATGTCCGGCAGGTAGCAGTAGGAGCACTGATAGCTACACCCCACCACGCTGTGCACCGTAGCCCCGCAGGGCCTCGGGGGCTTCCTCGCGTGGTAGTCTCCTTTAACCTTCTCGATGCTATCCGAGGGCAATTTAGCTTCGAGTTCCTTCGTTACAAGAAGTTTCCTGTAAAGGAAGCCGCGAAGCGAGAGCTTTAGTGCCAAAAGCTACACCGTTTGGGGGTGTATTTGCCCGCCCTCTAGTATCTACCTGTATCTCGGCCTAAGGGCAACATGCCTGGGAAGCCTCGAGCTAACTAGCGGGTAGCCCCGGACGTCCTCCCTGAGCCTGGCGAGCAACTCTTCGCGCGTCATCTCCACCTGCCCCTTACCCCGAATTCTCACGTTAAGCTTACCTGTCTCGACTTCCCTCTTCCCAATGACCACGATATATGGTATCCACTTCACTTCCGCATCTCTGATTCTTTTCGCTATGCTCTCGTCTCTGTCATCCACGTCTACCCTGAAGCCCTCACTTTCCAAGAGATCCGCTAGCTTATCGGCCTCTAATAGGAATTCCCTGGAGAACGGGATTATCCTGACCTGGACTGGTGAAAGCCAGGTGGGCAGTGCCGGTAGCTCGCCGTTTTTGGCCTTCTTCGCCGCGGTGTCTAGCACGGCGAAAATGTACCTCTCCACCGAGCCGATTAGGGCTGTGTGGATGATTACAGGGTACTCACGCTGGCCCTCCTCGTTCACGTACGTAATGCCAAAGCGCTCAGCGTTGCCCACGTCTATCTGGAACGTCCCTATCTCCCTGGGCCTCCCGAGCTCATCGATTATGTTGTATTCCACGTTGAGAACCCAGTAATACTTACCCTCGGGGACAAAGTGAAGGAGAATCGGCTTCCCCTCCTTTTCCACGAGCCTCCTTATGTACTCTCTGTTGGACTCTAGGAAAGACCTCGTCAGGTTGTATATACTAACGTAATCGCGCCCGAGCCTCCTTATCTCCTCGTATATCTTCTCGTGCACCCTAAATGAAATCTCCATGGCCTCCTGCAGATCCCTGCAGAATATGTGGAGGTCTGGCATCGTAAACTTCCTGAGGCGGAAGCACAGGAGCAGTTCGCCTGGCTGTTCAAGCCTGTAGCTGTCGGCTATCTCGAGCATACCGAGAGGGAGGTTCCTGTAACTTATCTCCCAGTCCTTGATCATCGCGAATTGCTGGTGGCACGCGGCGTACCTCAGGACAAGCTTCTTTTCGTCCACTTCTAACTGGTAGAGCCTGTCGCCGTATAGCTGGGCGTGTTGCAGGACAGGCTTGTACTCCAGGTTGAAGGTATTGGTGCCCCTCACCTTGTATACTGGTATTCCAAGGCTCCTGGCAACCTGCCACGCATACTCGGCAACAGCCTCAACCATTATAGTGGCTTCAGGGCCATAGCGCATATGGCCGAGATCACTCATGGGCTCCCACTCGAGGCCAAACTTCCTGCAGTAGTCTAGGTAGAGCGGCTCTCCCCCCTCACGTCTCCGCTTGAACACTTCGGCCTCTAGTAGAGCTATGAAGTCCTCTGGAAGCCCACTAGGTAGCTCCTCTACGCTGACGATTCTACCATCCGGGAACATCACTGCGAAATCTTCAAAGCCGTGCTTGGGCTTCTCGCCTGGCCGTATAGTACGTGAAAGCTCCGAGAGTGGGTGGCCATAGCACTCCAGCGTGAAGCGCTTATACCACCCGAATGGCGCCCTCTGAACTCTAACGCCACGTACCTTCAACTGCTCCTCGATAGATTTAAGCAGGGGTAGGGCTTCACTGGCCTCAGCGAGGTTTTCGGAGAGGTGAGCATAGGGATAGACCACGACCCCGGACGCCCCGACGCGTTTATAGACGCTCTCTATCTCTCCAGTTGCTTTCCCGACAATCTCGGGGTCTGAAGAATCCCCTTTTTCGACAGTCACGAAGGCTACAAGGACGTTTTCCGCCCTGCCGGACTTATTGCTATCTGAGAGCTCCTCTGCCGTGTCGACAGCTTTCTGCCTAGCCTCGTACTCAAAGGTCTTAGCATGGATGAGCAGTACTTTCAATACATGCCACCCCTCGGACTACACGTCCAGGCAATTAAACCTATTCCAGCACTTACTCGAGGTCGCCAATCCTGGGGCCGAGTTTTTTGAGCTTATCTTTGATCTTGCTGTACACTTGCTGGTCGAGCGCTTTTGCCTCCTCCTCGATAGAAAATTCCTCTTCCTCCCTCCTAGGTCTAAGAGCCTCGAGTTTAAGTTTACACGTGCTGTCTGGCATTAGAGCGTGCCTAGCACACCCGGCGAACTGGCACTTTGGGCCAATACAGTTGTCTCCAATCCACGTACAAAAGGCTTCAACCCCCCTCCTGGTACGCCTGTAGATAAGAGCGTTCCTGTAGCACGTAAATGCTCTGAAGGGGCAATGTGGGGAGCAACTCACGTCGTTTTTCTGCATAGAATTCCCCGCATTGCGGAATATCTTCAGCAACACGCATTATTGAACTTTACCCTGTCTAATAATTAGAACACCAAGGGCTCTAGCCCCCTAGACAGCAGGAAGTCGTTGAGCTCCTCTAGTGTGGGAGAGGAGTGGGCCCCTACCCTAGTAGACTTGAGAGCCCCGGCCGCGTTGGCCAGCAAGAGGCACCTTTCATAGGGCAGGCCGAGCTTCCAGGCAATGAGGAAGGCGGCGTTAAAGGCATCACCGGCACCCGTGGTATCTATAACGTCGACCCTAAAGGCTGAAGCCTCTACGTTAAGCCTGGGTATCCTGGAGCCCCTCTCTCCCTCCTTTACTACGAGCAAGCCCTGATAGACGTCCTCTAGCTTCCTGCCTCCAAGTGCGTGGTACTCGCGTATGTTTACGAAAAGCACGTCTGTAACCTCGAGAACGGGGCTTAAGTACTCGAGACCCTTGGAAGCTACAGCCATGCCGGGATCATAGCTCGTCGTGAGCCCCCTCTTCTTAGCCTCTGCAAGCATCCAGAGAGTGTACTCCGGCTTAGTGCTACTCAAGTGGACGTGACCCGCCTCCTTGAAGAGAGTGCTCAGGTCGAAGACGCCAGGCTTTAAGTCTAGGTTTGCCCCCCTCACAGCCACCATAGCCCTGTTGCCCCTAGAGTCCAACAGTATAACCACCCTCCCAGTCGGCTTCTGAGACCTTATTATGCCGTGGGTAGCTACACCCTCCTTCCTCAAATACTCTACGATGAGGCCCCCCTGCTCGTCGTTCCCGACAACGCCGGCAAAGACTACTCTAGCCCCGAGCCTCGCCAGAGCGACTGCGACGTTTGTGGCTGCTCCACCAAGCCTCTTGAAAAAATCCCTTGCTTCCTGTGCCTCATCAGCACCAGGAATGCTGTCTACCAGGTAGTACTCGTCTACGCTCGCATTCCCTGAGACTATGAACGAAGGCCCAGCTGTCACGGCTACCAAAGAGACCCACTACTATATCTGCCTGTCGACTAGAGAGGTTGACTAGAGTAAAGAATAAAAATAATACTGACCCCGCACCTTACTACGCAGGGGTGCTTGTTTGAGCGAGGAGGCTAAGAGGCTTGCCGAGATAAAAGAGTTTCTCGAGAGGAAACTCGAGGAGCTCAGGCGCGAGGAACAGGTACTAGAGGAGGCCCTGAGGCTCGTGAACCAGGCCTTATCTTCCACAAGTTTCATGAAAGCCTCAGAGCTGCTACAAAAAGCACAGCAAGCTGTAGAGGCAAAACCTGCAGCGGTTCAGGAGGCGAAGGCCAAGGGCGCGCCACTGGAGGAGGCCCTAATAACCTCTGCTACAACTGGCGAGCACTTGGCAAGGGTGCTAGTGTACCCCGATAGCATAGAGGTTATCTTACTGAAGGAGTTTTCCGCGAGCACACCACCTTTCGAGTCCTTCTTCGTCCGGAAGGTTCTAGAGGGCTTCAAGAAGAAGGATGAGGATCTAGTGTCCAAGGGTGAGAAGTCTCCGGGCGAAGTCTTCGACTACGAGGTAGTGGAGGACAAGGGTGTCCTGAAGAAGATCCTCATTAGGAACTACGGGGACAAGCGCGTGGTGAACGAGATAAAGAGCACTCTGCGCTGGACCCTCAACAAGATGCTCTCAAGGTCAGGGCATGAGTAAGCTACTGTTGGAGAGCCGTCTTGCGCTGCGACTTGTACATCTCCATGAGCTCAGCCTCCGTCGTCGCCTGCTCCGGCTTCTTGTCGAACCTATACCTGCCCGTAAACCTCGGGAACCTAATTGCCAGGCCTGACTCGGGCTCTACTTTGCCGAGGGCACAGGTGTGGAGTGGGCTGAGAGTGATCTCGGCTCCTATAATCTCGAGAACAACAGCTGGTACAAACCAGACGTCCGCTTCTATCCTGGAGACAACCCTGGGGTGGCGGTGCGGTATGCGGTATGGCTCGAGGAGCTTAGGCAGGTTGGCTAGATCCTCGTCGGTGAAGCCCGTACCGACTTTACAGACGGTCTTGAAAGTGTCGCTCTGGGGGTCGTAGGCGGCCATAAGGAGAGCGCCATACGTCCCAGCCCTCTTGCCCCTGCCGTGGAAAGCCCCGACCACTACGAGGTCTACGGTGTCCGTCATCTCCATTCTGTAGTCGCGTTTGAACTTTATCCAAAGCCAGCCCCTCGCGCCCATCTGGTACACGCTCTGGCCTGATACAGACTTGCACATCACGCCCTCGCAGCCCTCGCTTATAGCCTCCTCGAAGAACAAGAGGAGATCCTTCGCGTTGTCGACGAGCCTCGCCTTGGAGAGCAATATGTCCTCGCTGCCCGCGGGCACTATGGACTCCAGTATTTTCCTGCGCTCCGGGAGCGGCTTCTCGATGAGCTCCTGGCCGTCGAGGTAGATTATGTCGAAGAGGTACACTCTGACGGGGTACTCCTTCATCGCTTTGTCCACGTCGTACTTCCTCCTCCGGTGCATTAACTCCTGGAAGGGGAGCATTTCCCCGGTGTCTGAGTTGTATGCTACAATCTCGCCCTCTACGACAGCCTCCTCTGCTTTAAGCATAGACACGAAGTTCACGACGTCGGGGTAGTGGTGTGTTATGTTCTCCAGCCTCCTGCTAAAGAGCCAGACTCTCTCGTCCTTCTTGTGCGCCTGCACTCTCTCGCCGTCGTACTTGTACTCTGCGAGGCATTGGCCCCCCAGCTTCTCGAGTATCTCTGCTGGGTCGCTGAGCCGCTCGGCAAGCATGGGCAGTACTGGGACGCCGACCTCGATCTTTATCGCTTTAATAGCCTCCAGCCCGTTTGAAGCCAGCTCCTTCGCGATGAAGCCTAGATCCGGCCTCTTCGTGTAGGCTCTTTCTACCACCTCTCTAGCGGCCTTTGACCCCGTGAAGGCCACGGCTAGGGCGTCTAGTATAGTCATGTCGGCTATGCCCAGCCTGAGCCTACCTGTAACCGTCCTAACGATGTACCTGGCCTCCTTGGGTTTAGCGTCGGATAGCAGGCCCGCGAGGGTGTTTACCTTAGTGTCCTGGCTGCCCTCGCCTGTAGCTAGGGCTATCTTCATGAGGGAGCTGTAGACCTGGGAGATCGTGAGTTCGTGCTTAAGGCCCTCCTGCCCTATGAAGCCTAGCAGGCCGGTGGCCTGCTTCGGCCTGGAAAGCAACTGCTCAGCAACGAGACCTGGGTCGCCGACCTTCTTGTAGAGTTCTTCAACTGTCTTTAGCGGGACACCTGTAGCCTTAGATATTGCCCTGAGCGTGAGCTTCTCGGCAACGCCCAGCTCGACACCCTCGTAGTCGGGCCTCAACTGCCCCTGGGTCAAGTATACCACCTTGTCCAGCACCTCTACGGGCGTCTTCTTGAACAGGGCGACGAGGTAGTCTGTCATGGCAAGCCTGCTGGACGTGCTCTCGATCTTCTCGTAGAACTCTACTAGAACGCTGTACGGCAGATCACTTTGAGACATGTCAACCCAGCTATATTAATGCTAGCCCGGATTAAAAGGTTTGACCCGGCTAGCTGTACGGCTGGCCTCTAGCGTGGCCTCCTCCTACCACACGGCGGGTTGTGGGGGTCTGGAACCACGACGTGTAGGAGCTTACACCTGCTCCTGGCCTGGTCGTAGAAGAGGCACGTGAAGCAGGTTCCCGCTAGCTCTCTGGCCTGAGCAGGGGGCTGTTGCGCTACGGGTTGCGGTTGCGGCTCTCGGGCCTGCTGGGGCTCCGGCTTTACCTGCTGCTTCTGCTCAAGTCGTTGAGTACCGGGCAGGGGTTTAGGGTACTGTGGGGCCTGCTGGGGCGGCCGGGGCCTAGCCTGCTGCGGCTGGAGCAGTGACTTGGCCTGCGGTTTGGCGGGCTGTACGGGCCTAGGCTCCTGCTCTACAGGAACTTCTACTGGGGCCAGCTCGATGGGAGGCGGCGCTTCAGCTGGCTCCCTAGGCTGTGGCGCAACAGGCTTCACGGCCTGTGAGGCCCCTATCTCTCTACGGGGGGCTTCTGCTTGTGGGAGCCTTTCTTCCGGCTGTGCCTCGAGCGGCGCTATGCTCGCGAGCTCCGGGGACAGGCCCTGTACCAGGAGCCTTATCTCCTGGCGGTTCAGGTACCTGCCTTCGACCGCCTTCTCGCCGTCGACCACGACTGCTGGTACTGCTCTAATGCCGTACTTCTTGAACTCGGCCACGTATATCCCGCCGAAGACCTCCTCGAGGCTCTGGAGCCACTCCTCGAACTTCGACGGATCCTTCAGGCTGAGTAGCCTCACCATGAGCTTGGGTCTCTCGCCTCTCGGGATAGCGTTTAGCTCGGCTTTGAATGCGTCGAGCATCTCCTGGGCTCTGTGGTCGCGCGGGAGGAATACTTTAATCTCTTTGACCACTTAGCCCACCACTAGCTCCTACACTGTCTCTCGACGGACATAATAATTAAGTTATCTTTTCGAATGAACTCCAGTAGGGCCTAGAGGGGTACTTCGAGGAGCCTCTCCGTGACGTCTCCCCTCGGCGTCACCTCGACGAATATCTGCGCCTGGAAAGTGTAGACCTTAAGCCTGCCCGTCCTCCAAAAGTCCTCCGGGAGCCCTGCCTTGAGGCACGAGTAACTGAGGAACTTCTCGACGTCCCACCCCTCCTCCACCGGGACTTGTGGCAGCAGGAGGCCCCTAGCAAGCCCGTACTCCACGAGGAGCCCGTCCCGCCCCACCTTCACCTTGTCGAGTAACTCTCTGTAGTCCGCATATTGTACTGGCTCGGGCTTCGTCAGGACGCTGACCTCGAATACGACCTCGTCTAGCTCCCTGGGCGTGACCGGCGGGAACCTCGGGTCTTCTGTCGCAGCGGCTATGGCCGAGCGAATAGTGGCCTCGGCTAGGGGGAATAGAGGCTCGGGATAACCTATGCAGCCCCTCAGCTCCCGCCTAGCCTGCCTGGTCACCGGGTTGACCACGATTCTCTCGATCGTGACGAAAACCCCGGACTTCTCGAGGAGGCTCCTAGGGGTGTCTGATGGCGGGTCGATTATCACCGCCCTCTCGAGGTACTCCTCGACAGCCCTCCTGGCGAGCCTCACCAGGAAGGCGCCCTCCTCAGCAGAGAGCTTTCCCATAGACTATGCACCTCACTTTTTCCAGAGTTTTCTCAATCTCCCTAATATGCGTGCCGAGCCAATAAACTTGTCCACACCCTGTGCACACGTAGAACTCGCTGTACGCGTCCAGAACTCTGGCCGGTACGAGGCCGGCAACGTCCTCCCGCGAGGCACGCGCGAGCGGGGAGCCGCATATAGAGCAGAGGGCTCTCTCAGGCCTGAAGATAGGCTCGACGCCCAGCCTCTGGAAGACGTGCGCGAGGACGTCCTCCTCCCTGCCCTCGGGCACCAGGAGCGCCTTGAAGCCCCTCCTGGAGAGGTGCCTCTGGAGGGCTTTGTCCCTGGTCAGGAAGAGGAGCCCGGGCTTCTGCTCCAGCAGGGTCTCGATCTCCCTATCGTCTGCCCCGGAGTAGTACAGGGCCCTCACGCCCACCAGCCTGAGCCACCGCGCGAGCTTGCCCAGCATCCCGTCTACCACTACCTCCAACTACGCCACACCCGCTAGGCTCGGCAGGGCCTTCTGCAGGCTCGAGGAGTCGAAAAAGTATGTTCTATTGCCCTCTCGAACCAGGATCATGGAGTACCTCCTGAGGGCCTCTGCCAGATCCATGGACTCCAAGTGGTCTGGCTCGAAGAGCGCTCCGGCCACGCGTGAAACTCTCGTCGAGAGCAGTTTGGGAGCCTTTAAGTTACGGCTCAGGGCGTAGTACGCCACATCAGCCACTGTCACGAGCTTATAGACGCCGCCAGCGTAGCAGACGGGGAGGGCTATCGCGCCGGTATCGAGGAAAACCCTAACGGCGGTCTTGAGCGTGGAGTTGCACCTCACGCACGGCAGGCTATAGGGCTTGAGCCTCTCCAGGAATGCGTACTCGCCGAGCATGCCGCTCTCAAGTATGTAGAGTGAGAGGGAGCGGGGCGTGTAGGCCCTGCCCTCCCTCCTCGACACCAAGTACTGGCCGGACGAGACGCGCTTCAAGGCCGCGCTAAACCCCGGCACGCCCGATATTGTGACGACCGTAACGCTGCTCCTGCCGCCCACTACTCGGGTCAGCACTGACCCGAGGTAGAGTAGCTCGCCCCCAAGCGAAACCACCAGGCTCGTGAAAGCCTCCTCTCTCATCTTGTCGAGCGCGTCCCGTAGCCCCCCCGCCTTCAAGACACCCTCGCTGTAGCTAGCCCCCAACCCTCACCCACCTCTCCACGTGGAAGGTGCCGGCGGGCAGTAGCTTCAAGACTTCCTCGAGCCCGGCTCTAACCCCGCATTCCCTCCTGAGGAAGTCTACAACCTTTCTGGCTGTGAGCTCCCTCGCCAGCGGCCCAGGGGTGAGCTTGAGGAAACACCCCTCTTCGGGGCTACGGGACACAGGAAGGGCCACGAGAGCGCCCCCGCTGGAGCCGACAAGTAGCTCTAGCGGCACCCCGCGTATCCAGTTCCTCTTGCCGTATATCATGAAGGCGCCCTTGCCCAGGTACTCGCCGCTGGGCGCGGCCTTCGAGACCTGCGTGGCGGGAACCCAGTAGACGTCTACGGCCATGAGGCCGGCCTTCCAGGCGCTGCTGTAACACGCGGCGAACTGCGCGGCCTCGAAGATGTCCTTCTCGGGAACCTCCCGGCCGCCCGTCTTCAGTATGGTCGAGGGCGCCCCGTGTATGTCGGCGTGGAGGAATATGTCGTGCTCTTCCATGTACCTCCTGACCAGCAACTCGTTCTGGCCCGCAGACTTCCCGGCGACCACTAGGAAACCGCTAGACGTGAAGAAGAACCTGAAGTCCTTGTACCAGGGCCCTCCCCCAGCCCTCCTAGCTGGAACAACAACCTTCTTTGGCTCGGACTTGCTCGCTGCAAGTAGAGGCATCTTCGCCCTCAGGGACTTCGCCTTCTCGAAGAGAGCCTCGGCGTTGGCGTAGGCACTCCTCCTGGCGTCGACCTCAATGTCGACGCCCCCGAGCGTGAGGGTTATAGACCATTTAGCGTGGTTGAAGCCCTTGACTTCAGGGTACTTCGCCGCGACCTCCTCCTCTATTGCCCGCCAGGTAGAGCCCTGCTCTCTGAGCGCCCTGTAGTAGTCTATCACTTCCTGGACTCTGGGCGCATTCTCCATGAGGAGCCTGGCAGAGGCCTCGATAGTCCTCAACGCTTCCTCAGCTCTATCAGCCGGCGTAGCCCCGGCCGCCACCTCCTCCGGGAGCATGAGCCTAGACATGTATGGCGGGAACTCCTCCTGGAAGTCAACCGGGACGGGCCCGGAGCCTAGGTGTAGTGGCTTGAACGGGTACACTTCAAACCCGCCCCCAGTCTCAACCTTGTAGCCGCTCCTCTTATCGGCTAGGGCCTCTAGGTATATCTCTCTAGCCTCCTCGAGGACTCTTACAGCGTCTTCTGCTGAGCTGAGCTTCGATTGCGGGTCTACGCCTAGGCGGAACGCCGCCTCGTAGACGACTTCTGGCGGCAGGGAGGAGGCCTGAGAGAGGGCAGTCACCACGTTCCTGCGCTTCAGCGAAGAAGCCTTCTCTACAACCTCCCACGGCGGCGCCGAGAAGTCAGCCAGCTTCGGGGGCGGCTTGTAGGGCTCGCCCCTCCTTATAGCCCTGTCGCGCATGGTTTTCTCTTCGAGAGCGTAGAGTACCTTCCAGCCTGCGTCGAGGAGGACTATGTTCCCCTCTCTAACCCACTCTAGTACGAGCGTGAAGCCCGTGAAGTCCAGCGCCAGCGCCCTGTCGTCGTTTACAACGCTCACAGCGTTTACGCGCTTGCCCTCCAGGTCTCTGAGGGGCTTCAAGCGGGAGGGGTTTGCCAGCTCCACGCCCCCTAGAGCGGGACACGCCCCGCGCCTTGGGTGGAAGAGCATGACGCCAGACGAGAACTGCAGGACTGTGAGGCTGCCCTGGACTAGGGCCTTCGCGAGCCTCGAGCCTTCCAAGCTCGCAAACAAGTCCCAGAGCTTGTACACGTCGAGCAGGCTTACACTCCTCCTGCCCCCCACAGCCGACACGGTGTTGTGGGCGCGTATGTCACTAAATAGCATTACCCCGGCCTACACTTCCAGCACTACCCTGGACGGGCAGTAGAAGTCCAGCGCGAGGCGCCCGTCCTGCCTGGCGACCAGGGCCCTGTGGGTGTAGTAGGCCGAGAAGACCTGCTCGCCGAAGCTCCTCCCCCCGCTCCAGTAGTTTATGAATATGGAGCCCAGGCCCCTCGAAGCCCTGTCCACGGCGAGGCCCAAGAGCGAGGCTACGAGCCCCCACCTAGCCCTGTACTCGAGGTCGAAGGCGTGGAAGACCCTTGGAATACTGTCGAGGACGACTACGCCCTCCCCGGCCGTGGAAAATGCAGAGAGGAGCTCGAGTGGGTCGCCGGGAGACTCAAAGGAGACGCCGCCCCACCCGCCGCGGGAGCGCCAGTAGGTTCCGGAGTAGTCGAGGTAGAGGGCAGTGCCGCCCAGGGCTGACAGGAGCCTGCGGGCGGCCTCGCGCCTGCCAGACCCCGGCCTGCCCGCCAGCTCGAGCACGAAGCCGCCAGACAGGAGGCTTTTAAGGCTCCTCGACACCCCCCTCACCTATCCTGAACGTTGCCGACGCGCGGGGCCAGGGGCTAGACAGAACGACGGCGTCCCTGAGCTCCCCCCTCCGCTTCAGCAACAATGAGAGGCAGGCGTAACCGTCTAGGTGCGCGCCGCCTGCAGGCGAGACGCCGTCATGCGAGACAACATCCCTAGTTGCCACGACGATAGACCCCGCGCGGGCGACGCGCCACAAGGCCCTCACCACGCTCGAGTACGCCTCAACCCTCTCCTTCGGGTCTAGGGACTCGGAGCGTATGAGCCCGGTGAGCTCGTCGACGACGAGGAGGCCCGCGTCCCCCGAGACGACCTCCACGAGCGCCTTCTCCAGTAGCACGAGGAGGTGCTGGAGGCTCAGGGCGCGCGCGTAGGTTATCCCCGACAGGGCCTCCGAGGGCTCAACCCCCCTGGCATAGGCGATCGCAATAACCCTCTCGGGCGCGAAGTCGCCCCTCGTGTCTACGAAGACAGCCCTCTTCCCCAGGCCCCCGCTGTCCACCGGGAGCTGGACGTTAACGGACAGCTGCATGCAGAGCTGGGTCTTGCCGCCACCGGCCTCCCCAGAGAAGTCGTAGACACAGCCTGGCTCTAGCCCCCCGCCCAGCACTGCGTCTAGAGCGCTAACCCCCGTCTTCAGTATAGCGGGGGCCTCGCGATACTCTACACCGCGCCTCGGGTACGGGGGTACGGGGAGAATTCCCAGTACATCTGGAACAGGCACAATTAGAAAAATGGAAAAAGGTAAAAAAGTTAATTTTTGGTTTAGAGGCCTTTTAGCGGACTTGAGTCCCAGCTTCAGCTGGAGCAATGACCTTGGCGAGCCTGCGGCGCCTGTAGACGCTGTACTCGTGGGCGATTATGAAGATCACGAGGACGAGGAGTACTAGGAGCAGTATGAGGCCGAGGAACTCGCTGCTGCTCATCTCCCAGCCGGCGATAGTGAGGAATATGTCGAGCTTGAGCTCGACCACAGCTTCCTTGCCGCCAGTGACCGTGGCCGTGGCGCTAGCAGTCCTGCCGCCCTTGCCCGCGGTGATTGCATAGGTGCCCTCGGGTATCTCCATTGTCACGACTCCGCTCGCGTCTGTCGTGAACGTGCCGACCTTCTCGACCGCTACTGTCGCGCCCTCAATGCCCTGGCCCCTAGCGCCGAGAACCTTCACTGTTAGCTTGCCGATCTTGGGCACCGTGATCCCGACTGCCGGCTGCCTGTCAACAGAGCCAGTGTAGGCCACAGGAATACCCTTCCAGCTGTCAACACTGAAGGAGATCTTGCCAGGCGGAACCTCCCTGACCGTTATGCTGCCAGTGCTGTCTAGGGCGTCAGTTATCTTCCTGCCGTCGGGCGTGGTTATGGTGACCGTCGCGCTAGCCATCGACGTGCCGAACGGCGTCGTGAACGTCAGCTTGACGTCGTAGATGTCGAGCCTGACCTCGAAGACCTGGAGGCTCGTCTCGAACCTGCCCTTCTCGATCTTGATGGACTGCTTCGCGACAGTCCCTACGCCCGCTAGGTCGACGCTGACCTGATATGCTCCGTGAGGCGCCTGGCCGTGGTCAGCAGGCGTCTCGGGGCTGTACTTGCTGCTCGGGTCGAACGGCCAGCTCTTGACGATGTCCTTGGCCAGCCTGAGTATGACGCTTCCATCGGTTGCAGGCTTGTCCTGCGTGACGACGCTGTCGGGCCACGTGACGGTCACCGTGATCTTGTCAAGTATAGCAGGGCTGAGAGCGCCTCCCTGGGCGTTCCTCAGGACGAGCTTCGCGACGTACACGAAGGTCTCGAGGGTCGTGCCCTCGCCTGGGGCGTAGTCCCTCGGCCTGTCGTAGTCAGTGTATGTGTCGAATATGACTATCTCCTTGGGTATCTTGCCGGCGGCGCGGAGCAGGTAGCTGTCGCGCCAGTACACCAGGAGCTGGTACTTCTGGGTGTGGGTGTCCGGCGGGGTGCCCGCCGGCGGCACGAGCAGTACTACGTTACCGTTGGCGTCCGTGAAGCCTATGACGCTGGGTATGGCCTTGGCCCTCGGGCTCCTGAGCACGGCCGCGACCATGGCGTTCTGGAGCGGCTTGCCGGACCAGTCGAACACAGTCACCTTTATAGCGTCCCAGACCAGCGGCACGCAGGCGCCGCCAG contains these protein-coding regions:
- a CDS encoding thioredoxin family protein gives rise to the protein MVKEIKVFLPRDHRAQEMLDAFKAELNAIPRGERPKLMVRLLSLKDPSKFEEWLQSLEEVFGGIYVAEFKKYGIRAVPAVVVDGEKAVEGRYLNRQEIRLLVQGLSPELASIAPLEAQPEERLPQAEAPRREIGASQAVKPVAPQPREPAEAPPPIELAPVEVPVEQEPRPVQPAKPQAKSLLQPQQARPRPPQQAPQYPKPLPGTQRLEQKQQVKPEPQQAREPQPQPVAQQPPAQARELAGTCFTCLFYDQARSRCKLLHVVVPDPHNPPCGRRRPR
- a CDS encoding P-loop NTPase family protein codes for the protein MPVPDVLGILPVPPYPRRGVEYREAPAILKTGVSALDAVLGGGLEPGCVYDFSGEAGGGKTQLCMQLSVNVQLPVDSGGLGKRAVFVDTRGDFAPERVIAIAYARGVEPSEALSGITYARALSLQHLLVLLEKALVEVVSGDAGLLVVDELTGLIRSESLDPKERVEAYSSVVRALWRVARAGSIVVATRDVVSHDGVSPAGGAHLDGYACLSLLLKRRGELRDAVVLSSPWPRASATFRIGEGGVEEP
- the rqcH gene encoding ribosome rescue protein RqcH, yielding MSAVGGRRSVSLLDVYKLWDLFASLEGSRLAKALVQGSLTVLQFSSGVMLFHPRRGACPALGGVELANPSRLKPLRDLEGKRVNAVSVVNDDRALALDFTGFTLVLEWVREGNIVLLDAGWKVLYALEEKTMRDRAIRRGEPYKPPPKLADFSAPPWEVVEKASSLKRRNVVTALSQASSLPPEVVYEAAFRLGVDPQSKLSSAEDAVRVLEEAREIYLEALADKRSGYKVETGGGFEVYPFKPLHLGSGPVPVDFQEEFPPYMSRLMLPEEVAAGATPADRAEEALRTIEASARLLMENAPRVQEVIDYYRALREQGSTWRAIEEEVAAKYPEVKGFNHAKWSITLTLGGVDIEVDARRSAYANAEALFEKAKSLRAKMPLLAASKSEPKKVVVPARRAGGGPWYKDFRFFFTSSGFLVVAGKSAGQNELLVRRYMEEHDIFLHADIHGAPSTILKTGGREVPEKDIFEAAQFAACYSSAWKAGLMAVDVYWVPATQVSKAAPSGEYLGKGAFMIYGKRNWIRGVPLELLVGSSGGALVALPVSRSPEEGCFLKLTPGPLARELTARKVVDFLRRECGVRAGLEEVLKLLPAGTFHVERWVRVGG
- a CDS encoding TIGR00296 family protein yields the protein MGKLSAEEGAFLVRLARRAVEEYLERAVIIDPPSDTPRSLLEKSGVFVTIERIVVNPVTRQARRELRGCIGYPEPLFPLAEATIRSAIAAATEDPRFPPVTPRELDEVVFEVSVLTKPEPVQYADYRELLDKVKVGRDGLLVEYGLARGLLLPQVPVEEGWDVEKFLSYSCLKAGLPEDFWRTGRLKVYTFQAQIFVEVTPRGDVTERLLEVPL
- a CDS encoding Mut7-C RNAse domain-containing protein, with the protein product MVDGMLGKLARWLRLVGVRALYYSGADDREIETLLEQKPGLLFLTRDKALQRHLSRRGFKALLVPEGREEDVLAHVFQRLGVEPIFRPERALCSICGSPLARASREDVAGLVPARVLDAYSEFYVCTGCGQVYWLGTHIREIEKTLEKVRCIVYGKALC